The Mercurialis annua linkage group LG7, ddMerAnnu1.2, whole genome shotgun sequence genome includes the window TATGATATGCCGGCAGATATTGAAGACTATCTGGCTGACGACCAGGATCAAGGCCCGGTTTAGGATAACCGTTTTTGTAATTTCTGAacaaattttacttttattttgtaatgctGAGCTCTGAGCTCCTTTGTTATACCTTGAATATTTTTGCAAGGTTTGATCACTTTGGCCTTTGTATATAcatcttgtttttttttacttgtCGGTATGCCtatgttttctttttatctCAATGTTGTTTTCTTGAATGAATTTTCTgccttgttttgttttttcGACGATTTTGACTAAGTATGTGGCAACATGTTTTCATGACTAACTTAGTTTAGCCTCCGAGCTGGTTTCAGTAATGTGAATTTTCTAGCTTCtttgttgtttttatatatGGGCTCTTAACTCAGACTTGGGATCAAAAATGTTAGGATAGGTTTTTGGTTATTTATAGATCCAGCTTAAGCAAGTTGCTCGGCATGGATAACCTGTTATCTCTGGATGACTCGGGAGTGTCACAGCTCGcaggtggcacatagcccgtggatggctcATAGCCCgttggtggcacatagcccgcgggtggcacatagcccgcgggtggcacatagcccgcgggtggcacatagcccgcgggtggcacatagcccgcgggtggcacatagcccgcgggtggcacatagcccgcgggtggcacatagcccgcgggtggcacatagcccgcgggtggcacatagcccgcgggtggcacatagcccgcgggtggcacatagcccgcggatggcacatagcccgcggatggcacatagcccgctggtggcacatagcccgtggatggcacatagcccgtggatggcacatagcccgtggatggcacatagcccgctggtggctcATAGCCCGtcgatggcacatagcccgtggatggcacatagcccgcttgtggcacatagcccgtagatggcacatagcccgtagatggcacatagcccgctggtggcacatagcccgtagatggcacatagcccgtgaaaattttttaccgagtagagtgctcgggttttggaaaagacatgaattctttttaatcttttttattcattgaggggaaaaacttatgtttgagttttacaaaagcctaactcaaacataagtgaaaaaacccctaggtacctcgaGAATGAAAACAAGTGActactgatagtatttccgaagaacctgggagttccaagttctcgggagcaccctgcccgacatgtgtgctatcttgtaagctcctgctcgtccgacctcagtgactcggtaggggccttcccagttggGTTCGAGTTTTCCCACTACAGCATTTCCCTTAGCAATGTCTGCCCGTCTCAGGACCAGATCGCCGACTTGGAAGCTCAagggtttaactctcttgttgtgatacttagccattctttgcttgtatgcttcgattctaAGCGCTGCCTGCTCTCTTCGCTCTTCCAACAGGTCTAGGCATAGtttctgttcttcctcgttCTTAGCCTCATCGAAGAACTGGACCCTTAGCGTTGGCATCCCGATTTCTACAGGTATCATTGCCTCACACCCATATGTCAAagaaaacggggtgtctcctGTGCCTGCCCTTGGGGTGGTTCGGTAAGCCCATATGACCTTTggtagctcttccagccactgtCTATCGAACTCCCCTAGTCTGGCTTTAAGCCCTTTTAGGATCGTCCGGTTGGTTACTTCGGTCATCCCATTGCTTTGCGGGTGAACTACCGAAGTGAAACGCAGGTCAATGTGCAAGTCATTGCAAAATTCCTTGAATGCTCGGCAGTTGAACTGCTTTCCGTTATCAGTTACCAATGCTCTGGGTATACCGAAACGACACACAATTTGCCTCCAGAAGAAATCCCTGATCCGAGCTTCTGTGATGGTGctcactgcctctacctcgaTCCACTTTGTGAAgtgatctactgccactatcaagaactttttatgccccgtggttggcgtgaaaggtcccaggatgtcaattccccaagttgcaaatggccaaggactgGTAATAGGACACTGCTCTGTGGTGGGAGCATGTCGGATGTTCTGATGCCTCTGACAGTTTTCACATTTCTTTACTATCTCTTCTGCCTGTCTGACCATTAGGGGCCAGTAGTATCCCTGCAACACTGCTTTCTTTGCCAACATGCGAGGAGCTATATGTGCCCCACAAATCCCTTCATGTATTTCCCTCAAAACATACCCCCCTTCCTCTGCTGTCAGgcatctcgaccacgggtgGGTGAATGACTTCCTGTATAAGATTCCGTCGAGGAACGCGTAGTACGGGGCTTGTCGCAAGATTTTGTATGCTTTATCTCTGTTTTCTGGCAGAGTTCCGTCCATCAGATAGTGGGCTATGCCTTGCATCCAATTTTCCAAAGGCTGAGTTAGGAAAATGGTTTCGTGGTTGTCGATGCTGGAATGTTTTTGAACAGAGAAATGGACCCCCGGTATCTTTTCGTtcactgttgctgctttggcTAGTACATCGGCCTCTTGATTTTCCAAACGAGGAACTTGCTCTATCACCCATTTTGctccgagctcctgaatcttgttcaagaagaacttgactctgtccACGTATCTTCTCATTTCCGAATCCTgagcttcaaaagtacccaAGATTTGACAAACGACTAACTGAGAATCACTCCTTATTGTTACGTGCTCGGCCTTGACCACGTTTACCATTCTTAATCCGATCAACAGAGCCTCATACTCCGCGGCATTATTGGATGCCGGGAAATCGAATTTCACCGAGCTTCGGAGTGTAACTCCgtgagggcctttcaagactacgCCTGCCCCCGATCCTTCCTGATTTGATGCCCCATCGACTTCTAAGACCCACTGTAGAAGTTGTTCATCAGGCTCCTCAGGCTGGTCGCTTGCTGTGGTCTCGGCTATGAAATCTGCCAATACTTGTGCTTTTAGAGCCGGTCTCGGTTCATACCGGATGTCATATCCTCCCAGCTGGACCGACCAGCTGACCAGCCGTCCCGACATCTCTGGCCTCTGCAGCgcctttctcagaggttggtttGTACGTACTACAATGATGTGAGCCTCGAAATATCTCCTTAGCTTTTCCGCCGCCACTttcaatgccaaagcaaatttctcaatttttggatatctgacctccgggcctttcaagaccctGCTGAGATAGTAAACTGGGGTTTGCAGACCCTTCTCTTCCTTCTCGTCATTCACCGAGAGATACAAATATAAGATTTCCCCTGGCTCAGGTCTACCTAGCACCGGGGGTGTGCTAAGGTAAACTTTCAGCTCTTCAAAAGCTGTATTACACTCctctgtccacttgaaattctttgtattcttcaaaattttgaaaaatggcaaacatcgtttggcTGAGCAACTCATGAATCTTCCCAACGCCGTTACTCTTCCGTTCAACTTTTGTACTTCTTTTACCGAGCTCGGGGCTTTCATATTCATTACTGCCTCAATTTTCTCCGGGTTCGCTTCGATGCCTTTCTCCGAGATGAGGTGCCCTAGAAATTTCCCAGAGCGGACTGCAAAAACACACTTTTCCGGGTTCAGCTTGAGGTTAAAACCcttcagcttttcaaaagtttctgccaAATCCCCTGCGTGATCCTCGATCCCCTTGGATTTCACGACTATGTCATCTACATAAACCTCGATGTTCTTGCCCAGTTGATCCTTGAAAACgtgattcatgagtctttgataggttgccccagcatttttcaagccaaaaggcatcttcttgtagcaataTGTCCCCAGATCCGTTGTGAAAGCTGTCTTTTCTTCGTCATCTTTACTCATCGGGATCTGGTGGTATCCCTGAGAAGCGTCTAAGAATGCATAGACCGCAAATCCGCACGTTGCgtccaccagttggtcaatgtttggcagaggaaaactgtcttttgggcaggcattgtttagatcagtgaaatctatacaaagccttCATCTACCGTTGGACTTCTTGATCAAAACCACATTAGCCAGCCACTCTGGATAATCTACTTTCCAGATGAATCCGGCTTTTAAAAGCTTCTCCACTTCGTCTCGGATAGCAatctgtttctctagagagaaagttcttttcttttgcttg containing:
- the LOC126657113 gene encoding uncharacterized protein LOC126657113 is translated as MNHVFKDQLGKNIEVYVDDIVVKSKGIEDHAGDLAETFEKLKGFNLKLNPEKCVFAVRSGKFLGHLISEKGIEANPEKIEAVMNMKAPSSWTEECNTAFEELKVYLSTPPVLGRPEPGEILYLYLSVNDEKEEKVAAEKLRRYFEAHIIVVRTNQPLRKALQRPEMSGRLVSWSVQLGGYDIRYEPRPALKAQVLADFIAETTASDQPEEPDEQLLQWVLEVDGASNQEGSGAGVVLKGPHGVTLRSSVKFDFPASNNAAEYEALLIGLRMVNVVKAEHVTIRSDSQLVVCQILGTFEAQDSEMRRYVDRVKFFLNKIQELGAKWVIEQVPRLENQEADVLAKAATVNEKIPGVHFSVQKHSSIDNHETIFLTQPLENWMQGIAHYLMDGTLPENRDKAYKILRQAPYYAFLDGILYRKSFTHPWSRCLTAEEGGYVLREIHEGICGAHIAPRMLAKKAVLQGYYWPLMVRQAEEIVKKCENCQRHQNIRHAPTTEQCPITMAVDHFTKWIEVEAVSTITEARIRDFFWRQIVCRFGIPRALVTDNGKQFNCRAFKEFCNDLHIDLRFTSVVHPQSNGMTEVTNRTILKGLKARLGEFDRQWLEELPKVIWAYRTTPRAGTGDTPFSLTYGCEAMIPVEIGMPTLRVQFFDEAKNEEEQKLCLDLLEERREQSKSSKKQNKAENSFKKTTLR